The following coding sequences are from one Microtus pennsylvanicus isolate mMicPen1 chromosome 1, mMicPen1.hap1, whole genome shotgun sequence window:
- the Ifngr2 gene encoding interferon gamma receptor 2, protein MRPPPLWLLWLLLYGLGATAPPLDSFSQLAAPQHLNLHLYNDEQILSWAPSPPTNDTRPVVYQVEYKFITGSWNKVKDVNCTDITETKCDFTGGGGLKSFTGLRLVHLRVRAKQGSLTSKWVTSSQFEHYCNVTVGPPKNISVTPGKGSLIIHFSPPFDVTTEVTFEYHVHYWEKTGTQQVSGPFEKNSIVLDDLKSFRVYCLQIETQLIVKNKSNCRPKSSFSNVSCQETTAKDYTRLQVTLILLGISLSLLVLMGACFYLFLKYQSQVKYWFQAPPNIPEQIKEYLKDPEQPILEVLDKDSSPKDDAWDSVSIISSLEKEQDRVLQTL, encoded by the exons ATGCGGCCTCCGCCgctgtggctgctgtggctgctcCTCTATGGCCTCGGCGCCACTGCGCCTCCGCTAG ACTCTTTTTCCCAGCTTGCTGCTCCTCAGCACCTGAACCTTCACCTGTACAATGATGAGCAGATTCTGAGTTGGGCGCCGTCACCCCCCACCAACGACACGAGACCAGTGGTTTACCAGGTGGAGTATAAATT catTACTGGTTCTTGGAATAAGGTCAAGGACGTGAATTGTACAGACATCACAGAGACGAAGTGTGACTTCACAGGAGGTGGCGGCTTGAAGAGTTTCACAGGTTTACGCCTAGTTCACTTACGAGTTCGAGCCAAGCAAGGAAGCCTCACTTCTAAGTGGGTCACCTCGAGCCAGTTCGAGCACTATTGCAATG TTACTGTTGGGCCTCCAAAAAACATCTCGGTGACCCCAGGAAAAGGCTCCCTCATcatccacttctcccctccctttgATGTGACGACAGAAGTAACTTTTGAGTATCATGTCCATTACTGGGAAAAAACAGGAACCCAACAG GTGAGCGGCCCCTTCGAGAAGAACTCCATTGTGTTGGATGATTTGAAGTCATTTAGAGTTTACTGTTTACAAATTGAGACGCAGCTGATTGTGAAAAACAAAAGTAACTGTCGACCTAAGTCTTCGTTCAGCAACGTATCTTGCCAAGAAACAACAGCAAAGG aCTACACCAGGCTGCAAGTCACCCTGATCCTCCTGGGCATCTCTCTGTCGCTGCTGGTGCTCATGGGGGCCTGCTTCTACCTGTTCCTCAAATACCAGAGCCAGGTGAAGTACTGGTTTCAAGCTCCCCCAAACATCCCGGAACAAATAAAGGAG TATTTAAAGGACCCGGAGCAACCCATCTTAGAAGTCTTGGACAAGGACAGTTCCCCAAAGGATGATGCCTGGGACTCTGTGTCCATCATTTCCTCTCTAGAAAAGGAGCAAGATCGTGTGCTCCAAACACTATGA